A DNA window from Aquarana catesbeiana isolate 2022-GZ linkage group LG01, ASM4218655v1, whole genome shotgun sequence contains the following coding sequences:
- the LOC141130390 gene encoding E3 ubiquitin/ISG15 ligase TRIM25-like — protein MECGTHCDLVPLERRADQGIVSAVIGVTEIMASADPRKDLDCSICLSTYKDPVNLLCGHDYCRECIDQVLDTQEQPGGYFCPQCRLKFQSRPALHKNIVLRNMVDNFSPAHLDKEKSGILCTHCIHARVPAVKSCLLCEVHLCDGHLKVHSTAGEHVLSDPTTSLENQKCKLHKKMLEYFCIKDSACVCVYCLIGEHAGHDKEPLDEAYEKKKKEMTHALSKLKTEEGKTEKKVKSLQEEKRKLEEKSAGDKERVTALFRDLKTRLEDLEKRVLSEITKQAKKVSHVSDLIQTLERKKDELSRKIHHIEELCNMTDPLAVLMKSDLGNQCDTEEEGNEDKERNNRPLHDGDLDVVGISQTLHTISDLITGVNACFYTNTTIDILLDGNTAGKQLCISDDRKMASFSSIQECPETPERFQCSQVISSQSFFSGRHCWEVDVRGSDTWKIGMCYPSIQRKLWPQVLVGNNKKSWCLQRSNGGNRYAVVHDSTEVQLPANISSNRIRICLDYEAGKLSFHELCVPIRHLHTFTVNFIESLHAVLWVGSGNIKLIGGAK, from the coding sequence AGATAATGGCATCAGCTGACCCGAGAAAGGATCTGGATTGTTCCATCTGTCTGAGCACTTATAAAGATCCTGTAAACCTTTTGTGCGGACACGACTACTGCCGGGAGTGTATTGATCAAGTACTAGACACACAGGAGCAGCCTGGGGGTTATTTCTGTCCTCAATGCAGATTAAAGTTTCAAAGCAGGCCTGCACTGCATAAAAACATTGTGCTTCGGAACATGGTAGACAATTTTTCACCTGCTCACCTAGATAAGGAGAAGTCTGGGATTTTGTGCACGCACTGCATCCACGCACGTGTACCCGCTGTCAAATCCTGTCTGCTGTGTGAAGTTCACTTGTGTGATGGCCACTTGAAAGTCCACAGCACGGCAGGAGAGCATGTTCTATCTGATcccaccacttccctggagaacCAGAAGTGTAAACTTCATAAAAAGATGCTGGAGTATTTCTGCATCAAGGACTCCGCCTGTGTCTGCGTGTATTGTCTGATTGGAGAGCACGCAGGCCATGACAAGGAACCTCTGGATGAGGCCTAtgagaagaaaaagaaggaaatgaCCCATGCTCTTAGTAAGTTGAAGACAGAGGAAGGGAAGACTGAAAAGAAAGTCAAAAGTctgcaggaagagaagagaaaattggaagaaaaatcAGCTGGGGACAaagagagagtcactgccctgttcagGGACCTCAAGACACGActagaagacctggagaagagagtcctgagcgAGATCACCAAGCAGGCAAAGAAGGTCTCGCATGTGTCAGATCTGATCCAGACGCTTGAACGAAAGAAGGATGAATTGTCCAGGAAGATACATCACATCGAGGAACTGTGTAATATGACCGACCCACTGGCTGTCCTAATGAAATCAGACTTAGGTAACCAATGTGATACTGAGGAGGAAGGTAATGAAGATAAAGAGAGAAATAATAGACCCCTACATGATGGAGATCTGGATGTGGTTGGGATCTCACAAACATTACACACCATCTCTGATCTGATAACAGGGGTCAATGCATGTTTCTATACGAATACGACCatagacatattactggatggaaaCACAGCTGGTAAACAGCTATGTATATCAGATGACAGAAAAATGGCATCCTTTTCCTCGATCCAGGAGtgcccagaaacaccagagagatttcagtgtTCTCAGGTGATAAGCAGTCAGAGTTTCTTCTCAGGGCGACATTGCTGGGAAGTGGATGTCAGGGGATCGGATACGTGGAAaatcgggatgtgttaccccagtatacaGAGGAAGTTATGGCCCCAGGTACtagttggaaataataaaaagtcctGGTGTTTGCAGAGGAGTAATGGTGGTAACAGGTATGCAGTGGTACATGACAGTACAGAGGTCCAGTTACCAGCCAATATCTCCAGTAACAGAATCAGGATAtgtctggattatgaggccgggaaGTTGTCCTTTCATGAACTGTGTGTCCCGATCCGACACCTTCACACCTTTACTGTCAATTTCATTGAGTCCCTCCATGCTGTTCTATGGGTAGGGTCAGGTAATATAAAGTTGATAGGGGGTGCAAaatag
- the LOC141124165 gene encoding E3 ubiquitin/ISG15 ligase TRIM25-like: MASADLMKELECSVCLSIYMDPVMLKCGHNFCRECIDQVLDTQRWSGIYSCPECREAFQERPALHRNITLRNILENFQSTPPNKESGVFCTYCIHTPVSAVKSCQLCEASLCDNHLRVHSKSPEHIITDPTASPENRKCSLHKKILEYYCKEDSTCVCVYCLIGEHKGHQTESLDEAFETKKNFLANVLHKLATKKGEAEKRVQSLQELKRKVQGKAAGDTERITVLFGDLKRRLDDLERRILSDISGKVEQVSGSMSDMIKKLEKKKDELSRKMGLIEELCKTKDPMTILQRSNIGYLCDDGDNENLKRHDAQLHDGGLLDVAWINHMSNTLLDTIKGINVCFYVQEAADVLLDVNTAHNNLLISVDKKAASRLKIGQNRPETPARFQSAFHVLSGQRFTSGQHYWEVDVGGSISWRVGMCYPSMERKGTDYSWIGRNNKSWGLFRNKNEYAVVHNRKVINLPEYASSDRVRIFLDYEGGQISFYSVCGTIRHLHTFTATFTEPLYAVLGVWEGFVRVCGRKQ; this comes from the coding sequence atggcgtctgctgatctgatgaaggagctggaatgttccgtctgtctgagcATTTATATGGATCCTGTAATGctgaaatgtggacacaacttctgccgggagtGTATTGATCAAGTGCTGGACACACAGAGGTGGTCTGGAATTTACTCCTGTCCCGAATGTAGAGAGGCGTTCCAGGAgcggcctgcactgcacaggaacataacactgCGTAACATTTTGGAGAATTTCCAGTCTACTCCTCCCAAtaaggagtccggggtcttctgtacttactgtatccACACTCCTGTATCTGCTGTTAAATCCTGTcagctgtgtgaagcttctctgtgtgataatcatctgagagtccacagcaagtcaccagaacacaTTATAACTGACCCCACCGCTTCTCCGGAGAACAGGAAATGTTCCCTTCATAAAAAGATTCTGGAGTATTACTGCAAGGAAGACTCCACCTGTGTCTGTGTGTATTGTCTGATTGGGGAGCACAAAGGTCACCAGACGGAGTCACTGGATGAGGCCTTTGAAACAAAGAAGAATTTTCTAGCCAATGTTCTTCATAAATTGGCTACAAAGAAAGGGGAGGCtgagaaaagagtccagagtctgcaggagctCAAGAGAAAAGTACAAGGAAAAGCAGCTGGTGACACGGAGAGAATCACCGTCCTGTTTGGAGACCTTAAGAGACGGCTGGATGACCTGGAGAGGAGAATCCTAAGTGATATCTCCGGGAAGGTAGAACAGGTCTCAGGCTCTATGTCGGATATGATTAAGAAGCTGGAAAAAAAGAAGGATGAGTTGTCCAGGAAGATGGGTctcattgaggagctgtgtaaaaCGAAGGACCCAATGACTATCCTACAGAGATCCAACATAGGCTACTTGTGTGACGATGGAGATAACGAGAATCTAAAGAGACACGACGCACAGCTCCATGATGGAGGGCTTCTGGATGTTGCTTGGATTAACCACATGTCCAACACTTTACTGGATACAATAAAAGGCATAAATGTCTGCTTCTATGTACAGGAAGCTGCAGACGTATTAttggatgtaaacacagctcataATAATCTACTTATATCCGTGGACAAGAAAGCAGCATCCCGGTTAAAAATTGGCCAGAATCGCCCAGAAACACCAGCAAGATTTCAGTCTGCATTTCATGTGTTGAGCGGCCAACGCTTTACCTCGGGGCAACATTATTGGGAAGTGGACGTCGGGGGATCAATTAGCTGGAGGGTTggaatgtgttaccccagtatggAGAGGAAGGGAACGGATTATTCATGGATTGGAAGAAATAATAAGTCCTGGGGACTTTTCAGGAATAAGAATGAGTATGCAGTGGTACATAACCGTAAAGTGATAAACTTACCCGAATACGCCTCCAGTGACAGAGTCAGGATCTTTCTGGATTACGAGGGTGGACAGATTTCCTTCTATTCCGTGTGTGGTACAATtagacacctccacaccttcacggCCACCTTCACCGAGCCCCTATATGCTGTATTGGGAGTATGGGAGGGTTTTGTTAGGGTATGTGGGCGGAAGCAGTAG